The genomic interval CTTTCCGGCCAGGTTTTGCTTCAACACGTCGAGCGATCCCGCCGGCGGCTGCTGCGCTGCGACCGAAAGCGGTGGCTGATCCACCGGCGCCGCCGCCTGCTGCGGCCGCTTGGCCTTCGCCTGTGGCTTGCGCCCCTTCTTTCCGGATGAAGCCGCCATGGTTGCACCCTCCTCCTCGCATTGCCCCTACCGGAGCCTCTCCTCAGGGTATGCGAGCCGAAGAAAGGGTGTCTCGATTCACGCCGCCCAAAATGGCGCTGGCGGCGAGCCTACGACTGCCTCACCTCGGGGCTTCGCAGGCGAATGTCGATGGCGGCGGCGAGAATCGCCGCGAGCACCATCAGCGCGCCGCCGATGGCGCCCCACCACTCGCGGTGCGCCGCGCACACGAGAAGCGCAAACCCAGTGAACAGCATCAGGCTCAAGCCGACAAACGCCACCACAAACATGTGAAGGACCTTGCGTACCACCTTCACGAGCCTTCCCTCCGCGTGCTTGGTGACAGCATCATACCAAGGGATGGGGCGAAACGAAAACAGGTCAACCTCCGATGCGGGACATCTCCACTTTCGGCTTTCTCGCCGTCGCCTCGCTCCGCAGTTCCGAATATCGGTCCTGGCGCTTGCGCCACACGTCTGCCACAAACGCCGCGATCTCCTCCTCCGCCGCGCCGCGATCGAACAGCGGCCGAAGCGAAACGCCGCGCGCGCCAAACAAGCACGTGAAGAGCTCCCCTGCCGCCGTCACCCGGAGCCTCGTGCAAAATCGGCAAAACGGTCGGGAAACCGAGTGGATCACGCCGATTTCGCCCTGACCGTCCCGGTACCGATAGCGCGTCGCCACCTCGCCTTCGCGCCGCGGAGGCAGCGGCTCGAGCGGATACCGCGCCCCAATCCAGGCGAGGATCTCGTCCGCCGTCACCACGTCCTCCATGCGCCAGCCGTTGGTCGTCCCGACATCCATATATTCAATGAAGCGCACAATCACGCCTGTCCCTCGGAACCGCTCGGCGATGGCCACCACCTCGTCCTCGTTCCACCCGCGGCGGACCACCACGTTCACCTTCACCGGCGCAAGCCCCGCTTCCTCGGCGGCCTCGATGGCCGTGAGGACCCGATGGACCGGAAACCGGACGCCGTTCATCCGCGCCGCCACGTCCGGGCGCAGGGCGTCGAGGCTCACCGTGATCCGCGTCAGCCCCGCCTTCTTCAGCGCCATCGCCTTCTCGCGCGTGAGCAAACTGCCGTTCGTCGTCATGGCAATCTCGTGAAGCCCGGGCACGGCAGCCACCTTCTCGACGATCTCGACGACCTCCCGGCGCAGAAGCGGCTCGCCGCCCGTGAGCCGCACCTTCTCCAGCCCAAGCGGCACAAGCGCCCGCACCAGCTTCGCGATCTCGTCCGGCGACATGAGCGCATCGGGGCGCAGAAACGGATAATCCGGCCCGAACACGTCGCTCGGCATGCAGTACGGGCAGCGAAAGTTGCATCGATCCGTGAGCGACACGCGCAGGTCCCGAAGCGGCCGCCCGAGCCGATCCGTCAGCGCCTCTTCCCCCGTCGCCATGGTGCATCCCCCATTTCTCGCACACCTTCAGTGTATCACGCGCGTCCCTTCGGTCCATCATTCCCCCAAAGCCACCTTTGCGCTACACTGAGGGCGTAAGATTTGCCGAGGAGGCACAGAGATGAACGTTGCCCTCATTGCGCACGACAACAAGAAGGACGACATGGTGAACCTGGCCATCGCGTATCAGAACATACTGAAGCACCACAACCTGTTCGCTACCGGCACGACCGGTCGCCGCATCCGGGAAGCCACGGGCCTTGAGGTCCATTGCTTTCAGTCCGGCCCATACGGCGGAGACCAGCAAATCGGCGCTATGGTCGCGAACGACGAGATGGACCTCGTCATCTTCCTGCGCGACCCACTCACGGCTCAGCCGCACGATCCCGACATCTCCGCGCTCTTGCGCATCTGCGACGTGCACAACGTGCCTCTTGCGACCAACCTCGCCGCGGCGGAGATCCTCGTCCGCGCCATCGAGCACGGTCTGGCGGAGTTTCGGCCGCGGGATCGCAAGGCTTAAAGGCCGGGTCTCGTCCCCGCCGGCCCCATCCTGTTAGCCCCAACTCGAGGAGGTCTCCCTCATGACGGAAACCATGAATCCGTACGCCAAGCGCCGGGAGGCGCTGCTTCGCCGCATCCCCGACGGCGCCATCGCGCTCTTCTTCGCCGGCCAGGCTCCCCACATGTCCGGCGATCACGCATACAGCCCCTTCCACGTCAATCGCAACTTCTTCTATCTGACCGGCATCACACAGGAACACTCGCGCCTCCTGCTCGCGAAGCTCGGCGGCAGCGAGCAGGCCATCCTCTTCACGGAGCACGTCTCCGAAGTGGAGGAAAAGTGGACCGGCAAACGACTCCCAGACCATCTCGCGCGAGAGATCTCTGGCATCGCGGAGGTGCAGGATCTCGCCCAGTTCGAAACGACGCTCGGGCGCATGCTTCGCACCGGCGAATACGAGTGGCTGTACCTTGATCTCGAACAGGACCGGTATCACCAGACGGAAACCGAGGCTCACCGCTTTGCGCGCGCCTTCCGCGACAAATACCCGGGCATCGGCATCCGCAATCCGTACGCCGAGGTGTGCCGGATGCGCACCGTGAAGGACGAGGCCGAGATCGAATGCATCAGGCGGGCGATTGACATCACGCGCGAAGGCGTGATCGCCATGATGCAACACGCGCGGCCGGGCATGCGGGAATACGAACTCGAGGCGCACTTCGACTTCGCGCTCCGGTCGCGGGGCGTGCGGGAGCACGCGTTTCCACCCATTGTGGCGGGCGGCGAGCGCGCGTGCGTGCTCCACTACGTCGACAACGATCAAGTGATCGAAGACGGCCAGCTCGTGCTCTGCGATCTCGGCGCGCAGTACGGCTGCTATTCGGCGGACATCACGCGCACGTTCCCCATCTCGGGTCGATTCACGGCGCGCCAGCGGGAGATCTACAACATCGTGCTGGCAGCGATGGAGGCGACCATCGAAGCCATTCGCCCGGGCGTGACGACGGGCGAATTGAACGACGTCACGAGATCCGTTTTGGCGCAGGAGTTGAAGCGCATCGGCCTGATTCAGGACGACAGTGAAGTCGCGCGCTACTATTACCACGGCGTCAGCCATCGGCTGGGGCTCGACACGCACGACGTCGGATCGCCCAAGTGGCCGCTCGAGGCGGGCGACGTGATCACCGTCGAGCCGGGGCTATACATCGCGGAGGAGGGCATTGGCATCCGCATCGAAGACGACGTGTTGGTGACGGAGGACGGAGCGGTCAACCTCTCGTTGAGCATCCCGAAGGACCCGGACGAGATCGAGCGCATCATGCGCGGTTGAGAGAACGACCGCTGCCCGCCGGCGAGGCCGAGGAGGTCTTGGTGTGGGCCCCTCGGCCGGTCACCGGGCGGCGCCTGACGACTCGCACGTCTGTGGAGGATGGCGTGTCACTGAAAGCGAATTCAATAGAAGCGCAGCGCTGCCCGCAGGAATGGCCGGGCCGTGGATGGGCGCGGCCGTACGGAAAGGATGAGGCACCTTGACGAACGCAGGTCGCTGGGTGTTGCGAATTGCGGTGGGCGTGATGGTCCTTGCAATCCTGGCCTGGCTCGCCACGATGGCCATTGGGTACGTGGTGGCGGAAAAGTTGACGCATCCCGCGCGCAAACCCATCTCCACGTCGCCCGCCGCGTATGGCCTGAAATACGAAAGCATCCGCTTCCCGTCCCGCGTGGATCACCTGATGCTCGCCGGCTGGCTGATTCCCGCCGCGAGACCGACGGATCGCATCGTGATTGAAGCGCACGGGTATCGGCAGAACCGCGTCCTGGATCACCCGGCGCTGCCGGTGGCCAAGGCGCTGCACGACGCCGGTTTTGCCGTGCTCATGTTCGATTTCCGCGACGAAGGCGAATCGCCCGGCAGCGAGGTGACCGTCGGCGACTACGAGCTGCGGGATCTTCTCGGCGCCATCGATTACGCGCACAAGCTCGGCTACGACGAGGTCGGTCTCATCGGCTACTCGATGGGCGCGTCGACCGCGCTCGAAGCCACCGCGGCCGATCCGTCTGTGGACGCGACCATCGCCGACAGCCCGTTTGACGATCTCGAGACCTACCTTGAACAGAATCTCAGCGTGTGGACCAACCTGCCCTCGTTCCCGTTCAACGGAGAGATTCTGTGGGAGGTCAAGCACCTGTTCGGCCTGGACCCGAACGCGGTCGACCCGCTGAAGCAGCTCGCGTCGGCCAAGCCTCGCCCGATTCTCCTCATCGCGGGGACCGCCGACACCACCATTCCGCCGTCGAACAGCGAAGCGCTGTACGACGAGTTGCATCGGCGCGATCCGGAGGACACGCTGTGGCTGGTTCCGGGAGCGAA from Alicyclobacillus acidocaldarius subsp. acidocaldarius DSM 446 carries:
- the moaA gene encoding GTP 3',8-cyclase MoaA, giving the protein MATGEEALTDRLGRPLRDLRVSLTDRCNFRCPYCMPSDVFGPDYPFLRPDALMSPDEIAKLVRALVPLGLEKVRLTGGEPLLRREVVEIVEKVAAVPGLHEIAMTTNGSLLTREKAMALKKAGLTRITVSLDALRPDVAARMNGVRFPVHRVLTAIEAAEEAGLAPVKVNVVVRRGWNEDEVVAIAERFRGTGVIVRFIEYMDVGTTNGWRMEDVVTADEILAWIGARYPLEPLPPRREGEVATRYRYRDGQGEIGVIHSVSRPFCRFCTRLRVTAAGELFTCLFGARGVSLRPLFDRGAAEEEIAAFVADVWRKRQDRYSELRSEATARKPKVEMSRIGG
- a CDS encoding methylglyoxal synthase; its protein translation is MNVALIAHDNKKDDMVNLAIAYQNILKHHNLFATGTTGRRIREATGLEVHCFQSGPYGGDQQIGAMVANDEMDLVIFLRDPLTAQPHDPDISALLRICDVHNVPLATNLAAAEILVRAIEHGLAEFRPRDRKA
- a CDS encoding aminopeptidase P family protein, with translation MTETMNPYAKRREALLRRIPDGAIALFFAGQAPHMSGDHAYSPFHVNRNFFYLTGITQEHSRLLLAKLGGSEQAILFTEHVSEVEEKWTGKRLPDHLAREISGIAEVQDLAQFETTLGRMLRTGEYEWLYLDLEQDRYHQTETEAHRFARAFRDKYPGIGIRNPYAEVCRMRTVKDEAEIECIRRAIDITREGVIAMMQHARPGMREYELEAHFDFALRSRGVREHAFPPIVAGGERACVLHYVDNDQVIEDGQLVLCDLGAQYGCYSADITRTFPISGRFTARQREIYNIVLAAMEATIEAIRPGVTTGELNDVTRSVLAQELKRIGLIQDDSEVARYYYHGVSHRLGLDTHDVGSPKWPLEAGDVITVEPGLYIAEEGIGIRIEDDVLVTEDGAVNLSLSIPKDPDEIERIMRG
- a CDS encoding alpha/beta hydrolase, with the protein product MTNAGRWVLRIAVGVMVLAILAWLATMAIGYVVAEKLTHPARKPISTSPAAYGLKYESIRFPSRVDHLMLAGWLIPAARPTDRIVIEAHGYRQNRVLDHPALPVAKALHDAGFAVLMFDFRDEGESPGSEVTVGDYELRDLLGAIDYAHKLGYDEVGLIGYSMGASTALEATAADPSVDATIADSPFDDLETYLEQNLSVWTNLPSFPFNGEILWEVKHLFGLDPNAVDPLKQLASAKPRPILLIAGTADTTIPPSNSEALYDELHRRDPEDTLWLVPGAKHVGAYDVEPKAYLERVVDFFEAYMPVKVTSS